In Phyllostomus discolor isolate MPI-MPIP mPhyDis1 chromosome 3, mPhyDis1.pri.v3, whole genome shotgun sequence, a single genomic region encodes these proteins:
- the VPS37D gene encoding vacuolar protein sorting-associated protein 37D produces the protein MYRARASRAGPEPGSPGRFGILSTGQLRDLLQDEPKLDRIVRLSRKFQGLQLEREACLASNYALAKENLALRPRLEMGRAALAIKYQELREVAESCADKLQRLEESMHRWSPHCALGWLQAELEEAEQEAEEQMEQLLLGEQSLEAFLPAFQRGRALAHLRRTQAEKLQELLRRRERSSQPAPTAAVDPPKPFPAAAVLPTGAARGPPAVPRSLPPLDSRPVPPLKGSPGCPLGPAPLLSPRPSQPEPPHR, from the exons ATGTACCGGGCCCGGGCGTCGCGGGCGGGGCCGGAGCCCGGCAGCCCGGGGCGCTTTGGGATCCTCAGCACCGGGCAGCTCCGAGACCTGCTTCAGGATGAACCCAAGCTGGACCGGATTGTGCGGCTCAGCAGGAAG TTCCAGGGCCTGCAGCTGGAGCGCGAGGCATGCCTGGCCTCCAACTATGCACTAGCCAAGGAGAACCTAGCGTTGCGGCCCCGCCTGGAGATGGGTCGGGCCGCCCTGGCCATCAAGTACCAAGAGCTTCGAGAGGTGGCTGAGAGCTGTGCGGACAAGCTGCAGCGACTGG AGGAGAGCATGCATCGCTGGAGCCCCCACTGTGCACTGGGCTGGCTGCAGGCTGAGCTGGAAGAGGCTGAGCAGGAGGctgag GAGCAGATggagcagctgctgctgggggAGCAGAGTCTGGAGGCTTTCTTGCCCGCTTTCCAGCGAGGCCGTGCCCTGGCCCACCTGAGGCGAACCCAGGCTGAGAAGCTGCAGGAGCTGCTGCGGCGCCGGGAGCGGTCTTCCCAGCCAGCCCCGACTGCTGCTGTGGATCCCCCCAAACCCTTCCCTGCTGCAGCTGTCCTGCCCACCGGGGCCGCCCGGGGGCCACCAGCAGTGCCCCGGAGCCTGCCCCCCTTGGACTCCCGCCCAGTGCCCCCACTGAAGGGCTCCCCCGGGTGCCCCCTTGGCCCAGCCCCCCTGCTGAGCCCTCGGCCCTCGCAGCCAGAGCCCCCCCACCGGTAG